The Syngnathus typhle isolate RoL2023-S1 ecotype Sweden linkage group LG6, RoL_Styp_1.0, whole genome shotgun sequence genome has a window encoding:
- the LOC133155475 gene encoding dentin sialophosphoprotein isoform X4, translating into MEFPLTEAPGGAASVEEPAALPPGRLGSLTEEIEPVEIQMCADDRSQPIETAGCQVPYSYDSSSSSSDSEDEGKKEKKKKKLKKRKKKKKDSSSSSSSSSSSSSSSSDSDSEDDKKKKKKKKKKKKEKTKKKVVPEYMWDRLIIAPTDEQMQLPGDPELKRVFDEDNDRKEKDKMKKNKDSSSSDSSDSDEKKKKKKDKKKKKDKKKKKKKDKKDSSSSSSDSSSSDSDDEKKKKKKKKKKKKKKKKKDSSSSSSSSSSSSSSSSSSSSSSSSSSSSSSDSDDKKKKKKKKKEKEKDEAQESLLSAGVEDASKDNIYDDKYKAAEDPSITYIPGAAAFPGGIEEGHLSDDEGEGEDGNEPKKKKKLKKKKQKDSGSSSDSDDDEKDKKKKKKKKKKKKKKKKKKKKDSSSSSSSSSSDSSSSESDDEKKKKKKKKKKKKKKDSSSSSSSSSSDSDDEKKKKKKVKKKKKKKKKDSSSSSSSSSSSSSSSSSDSDDDKKKKKKKKKKKKDSSSSSSSSSSSSSSDSDDDKKKKKKKKKKKKKKASSSSSSSSSSSSSSSDSDSDKKKKKKDKKKKKKKEKKKKDSSSSSDSSSDDEKKKKKKKKDKKKKKDKKKHSDCSGSDKKKKKKDKKKKKKKDKKKKKDSSSSSSSSSSSSSSSSSSSGSDKENKKAKKDKKKKEKKIPVGKQSADPQIPPEPGASGYSAFSKTIKPGGAPVITYPLLPSKPLVNPLAPPLSYPPVTTTAGGDRPPIRRPLSPMESLMGSTYRYRDAGTRPTPHFSATDVYRSRSYK; encoded by the exons ATGGAGTTCCCTCTCACTGAAG CTCCTGGTGGAGCTGCAAGTGTAGAGGAACCAGCAGCCCTCCCACCCGGTCGTTTGGGGTCTCTCACAGAGGAAATAGAGCCGGTAGAAATACAAATGTGTGCCGATGACAGGAGTCAACCAATAGAAACTGCAGGTTGCCAG GTACCATACTCATATGATAGTTCTTCATCATCCTCAGACAGTGAGGATGAAGGCaagaaggaaaagaagaagaagaaactgaagaagaggaagaagaaaaagaag GATTCCagttcttcatcttcctcctcttcctcatcgtcCAGCAGCTCTTCAGACAGTGATAGTGAG GAtgacaagaaaaagaagaagaagaagaagaagaagaaaaaggagaagacGAAGAAAAAAGTGGTGCCTGAGTACATGTGGGACAGGTTGATCATAGCACCGACTG aTGAACAAATGCAACTTCCTGGGGACCCGGAGTTAAAGCGG GTTTTTGATGAGGACAATGACAGGAAAGAGAAGGATAAGATGAAAAAGAACAAG GATTCCTCTTCATCTGACAGCTCAGACAGCgatgaaaagaagaagaaaaagaaggacaagaagaagaaaaaagacaagaagaagaaaaagaagaaagacaaaaag GATTCCTCATCCTCGTCATCTGACAGTTCTTCCTCTGATAGtgatgatgaaaagaaaaagaagaagaaaaagaagaagaaaaagaagaagaaaaaaaagaag GATTCcagttcctcctcttcctcctcctcctcctcttcttcttcctcctcttcttcctcctcctcctcttcttcctcctcttcctcctcctctgacAGTGatgacaagaaaaagaaaaagaagaaaaagaaagaaaaggaaaag GATGAAGCGCAAGAATCACTTTTATCAGCAG GAGTTGAAGATGCATCGAAAGATAACATTTATGATGACAAG taTAAAGCAGCAGAAGATCCGTCTATAACTTACATACCGGGTG CAGCGGCGTTCCCGGGTGGTATCGAGGAAGGCCACCTAAGTGATgatgagggagagggagaggatgGGAAcgagccaaagaaaaaaaagaagctgaagaagaagaagcaaaag gATTCTGGTTCATCTTCGgacagtgatgatgatgaaaaagacaagaagaagaagaaaaagaagaagaagaagaagaagaagaagaagaagaaaaaaaagaag GATTCTTCtagctcctcctcttcttcatcttctgATAGCTCTTCCTCAGAAAGTGatgatgaaaagaagaaaaagaagaagaagaagaagaagaagaaaaagaag GACTCcagttcttcttcctcctcttcctcatctgaTAGtgatgatgaaaagaaaaagaagaagaaagtgaagaaaaagaagaagaagaagaagaag GACTCcagttcttcctcttcctcctcctcctcctcctcctcctcttcttcgtcTGACAGTGATGatgacaagaagaaaaagaaaaagaagaaaaagaagaagaag GACTccagctcttcctcctcctcctcatcctcctcttcttcatctgacagtgatgatgataagaagaaaaagaagaagaagaagaaaaagaagaagaag AAGGccagctcttcctcctcttcctcctcctcctcgtcctcctcctcttctgatAGTGACAGCGACAAG aaaaagaagaaaaaagataaaaagaagaagaaaaagaaggaaaagaagaagaag GATTCTTCCTCATCTAGTGATTCTTCTAGTGATgatgagaaaaagaagaaaaagaagaaaaaggacaagaagaaaaagaaggacaAGAAAAAA CACTCAGATTGTTCTGGTAGTgataagaagaaaaagaagaaagacaagaagaagaaaaagaagaaggacaagaagaagaaaaag GATTCAAGCTCCAGTTCTTCAAGTTCCAGTTCTTCTAGTTCCAGTTCCTCAAGTTCCAGCGGCAGtgacaaggaaaacaaaaaggccaaaaaagacaagaagaaaaaagagaag AAAATTCCTGTTGGTAAGCAAAGCGCCGATCCACAAATACCACCAGAGCCAGGTGCGAGTGGATACTCGGCATTTAGCAAAACCATTAAGCCCGGTGGCGCTCCCGTCATCACTTATCCATTGCTTCCCTCCAAACCCCTTGTAAATCCTCTGGCTCCCCCACTCTCCTATCCACCCGTAACCACAACTGCCGGCGGAGATCGGCCACCCATTCGTAGACCCTTAAGCCCCATGGAGTCATTGATGGGGAGTACGTACCGATATAGGGACGCAGGGACCCGTCCCACCCCGCACTTCAGCGCCACTGATGTATACAGAAGCAGGTCTTACAAATGA